One Leptospira stimsonii DNA segment encodes these proteins:
- a CDS encoding SelL-related redox protein — MEFLPEVFRTKEVSGIHLRAKTILPCLPPRLSLLVFLRHSGCIFSREAVQDLREISESCLSFPPILFFFPGELGEAKEFFGEIWEEASVVADSRVEFYQNLGLKNATLVQLAGPEVLIGTARATLKGLFYGIPGRNSLRMPGAFLVVKDRIVWEHEYRHIGDHPDWRNLPGVTLIPGAEFGPDVMPA, encoded by the coding sequence ATGGAGTTTCTTCCGGAAGTTTTTCGAACCAAAGAGGTGAGTGGAATCCATCTGCGTGCCAAGACGATTCTTCCTTGTCTCCCTCCTCGTTTGAGCCTTCTCGTCTTTCTGAGACATTCCGGTTGTATTTTTAGCAGAGAAGCCGTTCAAGATCTCAGAGAAATTTCCGAGTCTTGTCTTTCTTTTCCTCCGATTCTTTTTTTCTTTCCGGGAGAATTAGGAGAAGCCAAAGAATTTTTCGGAGAAATCTGGGAAGAGGCTTCGGTTGTAGCCGATTCGAGGGTTGAATTCTATCAGAATCTCGGTTTAAAAAATGCGACTCTGGTCCAGTTAGCGGGTCCCGAAGTTTTGATCGGAACGGCAAGGGCCACTCTCAAAGGCCTTTTTTATGGGATTCCCGGAAGGAATTCTCTGCGAATGCCCGGAGCCTTTTTGGTCGTAAAGGATCGAATCGTCTGGGAACACGAATACAGACATATCGGAGATCATCCCGACTGGAGAAATCTTCCCGGGGTCACTCTGATTCCCGGCGCGGAATTCGGTCCGGACGTGATGCCTGCGTAA
- a CDS encoding TerC family protein, with amino-acid sequence MELLTPDKIIAILTLTLMEIVLGIDNIVFLSIVAGKLPKNQQAKARNLGLTLALGFRIGLLFAVTWIASLTNALFTVFDFAISGRDLIMLGGGLFLIAKSTSEIHGKIEGAEDGHSGSEKEKVSFWGVIVQLILLDIIFSVDSIVTAVGLSGHFEVMVVAVLLSMIVMLIFSGAVSDFINEHPTMKILALSFLIMIGAMLFADGLHFHIPKGYVYFSMAFSLGVELINLRIRKAASKKR; translated from the coding sequence ATGGAACTCCTGACTCCCGATAAGATCATCGCAATCCTAACCTTAACCCTCATGGAAATCGTCCTTGGAATCGATAACATCGTCTTCCTATCCATCGTAGCCGGAAAACTTCCCAAAAATCAACAGGCTAAGGCGAGAAATTTAGGACTTACACTTGCCCTTGGATTTAGAATCGGACTTCTCTTTGCGGTCACTTGGATCGCCTCGCTTACCAACGCGCTCTTCACCGTCTTTGATTTTGCGATCTCCGGAAGAGATCTTATCATGTTAGGCGGGGGACTTTTCCTCATAGCAAAGAGCACGAGCGAAATTCACGGAAAGATAGAAGGAGCCGAAGACGGACATTCCGGATCCGAGAAAGAAAAAGTTTCCTTCTGGGGAGTGATCGTACAACTCATTCTCTTGGACATTATTTTCTCGGTGGATTCCATCGTAACGGCAGTCGGCTTATCCGGACACTTTGAAGTGATGGTGGTCGCCGTCCTTCTTTCGATGATCGTGATGTTGATTTTCTCGGGCGCGGTCAGCGATTTTATCAACGAACACCCGACGATGAAAATTCTTGCGCTTTCATTTTTGATCATGATCGGAGCTATGTTGTTTGCGGACGGGCTTCACTTTCATATCCCGAAAGGATACGTCTATTTTTCGATGGCTTTCTCTCTCGGAGTCGAACTCATCAATTTAAGAATCCGCAAAGCCGCATCTAAGAAACGCTGA